One Nicotiana sylvestris chromosome 12, ASM39365v2, whole genome shotgun sequence genomic window carries:
- the LOC138883913 gene encoding uncharacterized protein, with translation MDSMTQADLFPVDPATSQAGGGAQTPTAQAPGHTAAVYQTPGALPTDGAQLVAAVAPQHRPATDGIISVDGRDASVLFDPGSTYSYVSSLFARFLVISPKPLGTPIHVSTPVGDSVVVDRIYHPMWNGLVISISCRPRLPCQDCLPELPRLEWKGSIVDTPSRVISFLKAQHMVEKRCLAYLAYVRDTTTESPMIDSVPVVREFADVFPADLPGMPSDRNIDFCIDLALGTQSISIPSYRMAPKELKELKEKLEELLAKGFVRPSEGRVIAYVSRQLKVHEKNYHVHDLELVMIVHALKI, from the exons atggattctatgactcaggctGATTTATTTCCAGTagatccagctacatcacaggcgggagggggagcacagacccctactgctcaggctcctggtcatacagctgcagtgtatcagactccaGGTGCACTACCCACAGATGGGGCTCAGCTAGTTGCTGCAGTGGCACCCCAGCATAGGCCAGCTACAGATG gtattatttccgtcgatggtagagatgcttcggtattatttgatccagggtctacttattcatatgtatcatctctgtttgctcgtttcctggttatttctcctAAGCCTTTGGGCACTCCTATTCATGTGTCTACTCCTGTGggtgattctgtggttgtggatcggatctaccatCCTATGTG gaatggattggttatctccatatcatgtcGTCCTAgactgccatgccaagactgtttgcCAGAGTTGccgagattggagtggaagggttctaTAGTTGATACACCTAGTAGGGTTATTTCTTTCCTgaaggctcagcatatggttgagaagcggtgtttggcttatctagcttatgttcgggataccaccacagagtctccgatgattgattcagttccagtagttcgagagttcgccgatgtgtttcctgctgatcttcctggcatgccatCAGATCGtaatattgatttctgtattgatttggctctaggcaccCAGTCTATATCTATTCCATCGTACCGTATGGCTcctaaagagttgaaggagttgaaggagaagcttgaggagttgttggcaaaggggtttgttaggcccagt gaggggcgagttattgcatatgtttcacgtcagctgaaggttcatgagaagaattatcatgtgcacgatctagagttggtCATGATTGTTCATGCCCTTAAGATATGA